In Chitinibacter sp. SCUT-21, a single genomic region encodes these proteins:
- a CDS encoding dioxygenase produces the protein MRKLRSLFISHGAPTLVIDDIPARHFLAQLSQTMPRPRAIVLISAHNIARQTVVGTAANWQEWHDFGGFPAELYQMQYRPKGDPALALQIAQGLADLGETVAVSDDSAIDHGAWVPLKLIYPNADVPLITISLSQHMDNAAHWLLGERLNQILPNDVLLITSGSITHNLRDAFCRMQSASGEYTVEQYASEFIADSYAALNTQGKDFWLNWQNGLRHARRAHPTSEHFLPLLIARAAAGDAASITPLHQSIELGVLGMDVIGFNWP, from the coding sequence ATGCGAAAATTACGCAGTCTATTTATTAGCCACGGTGCGCCGACTTTGGTGATTGACGATATTCCGGCGCGGCACTTTCTGGCGCAATTGAGCCAAACCATGCCACGCCCGCGCGCGATTGTGTTGATTTCGGCGCACAATATCGCTCGCCAAACGGTGGTTGGTACGGCGGCTAACTGGCAGGAATGGCATGACTTTGGCGGCTTTCCGGCTGAACTGTACCAAATGCAATATCGCCCCAAGGGTGATCCGGCCTTGGCGTTGCAGATTGCGCAGGGTTTAGCTGATTTGGGCGAAACAGTCGCGGTCAGTGACGACTCAGCGATTGATCATGGCGCGTGGGTGCCGCTGAAATTGATTTACCCAAACGCCGATGTGCCGCTGATTACGATTTCGCTGTCGCAACATATGGATAACGCCGCGCATTGGCTGCTGGGTGAGCGACTTAATCAAATTTTGCCCAACGACGTGTTGCTGATAACCTCGGGCAGTATCACGCACAATCTGCGCGATGCGTTTTGTCGGATGCAATCAGCGAGCGGTGAATATACGGTAGAGCAGTATGCGTCTGAATTCATTGCTGATAGCTATGCGGCGCTCAATACCCAAGGAAAAGATTTCTGGTTAAATTGGCAAAATGGTCTGCGCCACGCGCGCCGCGCGCATCCAACGTCTGAGCATTTCTTGCCGCTGCTGATCGCCCGCGCTGCGGCGGGTGACGCTGCTAGCATAACGCCGCTGCACCAAAGCATCGAATTGGGTGTGTTGGGGATGGATGTGATTGGTTTTAATTGGCCGTGA
- a CDS encoding PLP-dependent aminotransferase family protein produces MKRYEALAELIAADIRNGTIPAGSKLPSVRKLRAQHQVSASTVFEAYHRLEDRGLVRARERSGYFALGIKHDVFAMPKASSVTPQPAQVDISQLIFSILGAVQDRNILPLGSAFPSPKHFPLPRLAKSLASTARFIDPWETVASLPPGHLALRQQIALRYLGLGMPQAPENIIITNGALEALNLCLAAVAQPGDLIAIESPGFYAPLQAIERLKMRALEIPVCAKEGLDLDALEALLAQHPVKACWFMTSFQNPMGVSLSEEKKQRLVHMLSARQIPLIEDDVYGELYFGTRQPLPAKAFDTQGWVMHCSSFSKSLAPGYRIGWVSPGRFARQVEQLKLMTTLSASVPAQVAIADYLQTGAYDKHLRKLRHTLESQLVLILDAIRRHFPPTVRVSHPSGGYFVWLEFPSSFDTLRLHRQAAEQGISIAPGPIFSASRQFQNCMRLNFGGQWNEDFEVAMMSLGRLIAEQ; encoded by the coding sequence ATGAAACGCTATGAAGCGCTCGCCGAGCTGATCGCCGCTGATATTCGCAATGGCACGATCCCGGCAGGCAGCAAATTGCCGTCGGTGCGCAAATTGCGCGCGCAGCATCAGGTCAGCGCGTCCACGGTGTTTGAGGCCTACCACCGACTGGAAGATCGTGGTCTGGTTCGCGCGCGCGAGCGCTCCGGCTATTTTGCGCTCGGTATCAAGCACGATGTTTTTGCGATGCCCAAGGCCAGCAGCGTGACGCCGCAGCCAGCGCAAGTCGATATCAGCCAGTTAATTTTTAGCATCCTAGGTGCGGTGCAAGATCGCAATATTCTGCCGCTGGGCTCAGCTTTTCCATCTCCGAAACATTTCCCCTTGCCACGCTTGGCTAAATCTTTGGCCAGCACCGCGCGCTTTATCGATCCGTGGGAAACCGTCGCCAGCTTGCCGCCCGGCCACTTGGCGCTACGCCAGCAAATTGCGCTGCGCTACCTAGGGCTTGGCATGCCGCAAGCGCCGGAAAATATCATCATCACCAATGGCGCGCTCGAAGCGCTGAACCTTTGCCTTGCCGCCGTCGCGCAGCCCGGTGATTTAATCGCGATTGAATCGCCCGGCTTTTACGCGCCGCTGCAAGCGATTGAACGGCTGAAAATGCGCGCGCTCGAAATCCCCGTTTGCGCCAAAGAAGGGCTGGATTTAGACGCGTTGGAGGCGCTGCTGGCGCAACACCCGGTCAAAGCCTGCTGGTTTATGACTTCATTTCAAAACCCGATGGGCGTGAGTCTGAGCGAAGAAAAAAAGCAGCGCCTGGTGCACATGCTCAGCGCGCGGCAAATTCCGCTGATCGAAGACGATGTGTATGGCGAGTTGTACTTTGGCACGCGCCAGCCGCTGCCGGCCAAAGCGTTTGATACGCAGGGCTGGGTGATGCACTGCAGCTCGTTTTCCAAAAGCCTAGCGCCCGGCTATCGCATCGGCTGGGTCTCGCCCGGCCGCTTTGCGCGGCAAGTGGAGCAACTCAAATTAATGACGACGCTATCGGCCAGCGTCCCGGCGCAAGTGGCGATTGCCGATTACCTGCAAACCGGCGCGTACGATAAACATCTGCGCAAACTGCGCCACACGCTGGAATCGCAGCTGGTGCTGATCCTGGACGCAATTCGCCGCCATTTCCCACCCACCGTGCGCGTCTCGCACCCGAGCGGCGGCTATTTTGTCTGGCTTGAGTTCCCAAGCAGCTTTGACACGCTGCGCTTACACCGCCAAGCTGCCGAACAAGGCATCAGCATCGCCCCCGGCCCCATCTTCTCCGCCAGCCGCCAGTTTCAAAACTGCATGCGGCTGAATTTTGGCGGACAGTGGAATGAAGATTTTGAAGTTGCGATGATGAGTTTGGGACGGTTGATTGCGGAGCAGTAG
- a CDS encoding PhoX family phosphatase, giving the protein MSKSNHFNDENSNHSANPTFDAILEQRLNRRGFLGKTLSGAAVLGGMGLGLVGCSSGELVGGNTLTSVATPSAIPGSTPAAIPTATPSAPLPSAPPNPIVSRLGFGAVAKNTLDKVTIPSGYSYQIIYALGDPLTAATSAYKNDGTDADFDNRAGDHHDGMEWFGLDAAGKPSISAADRGLLAMNHEATTDENKSSFFIHATGGTASLPRPAAEVDKEVAIHGLSVVEVKTTGGKWASVPASAFNRRVTPLSDVEIAGPARGNALLKTKYSTDGTKTRGTINNCGCGKSPWGTYLSGEENWSGYFYRVAADDTNRGDKSVVALKRYGRNAGSASRHGWETGGSDDKYARWNISKIGASIDGIDDYRNEMNGQGYIIEMDPYDKSKVLKKRTALGRFAHESAAFGLPVVGKPLTVYLGDDSRNEYMYKFVSKALWSAADANPSDRIATGDKYLNDGTLYVAKFNADGSGEWIELSLNNPLIKNYATYTFADYADICVNTRLAADAVGATKMDRPEWGGVHPVTGEYYQTLTNNSNRDINAASGSKLVPDSANPRAYADSDGNKAKGNPNGHILRTKEGAAVTSFTWDVYLFGAEADMDKATINLSNLTDDQDFSSPDGLAFSKNTGICWIQTDDGAYTDVTNCMMLAAIPGKVGDGTSKTLSYTKADTSQLNVTTQVGAAPTADTLKRFLVGPKDCEITGLCETPDGKAIFINIQHPGEGTRMADIADPSKYTSQWPSNAGYGAGNRPRSATIVITKDDGGRIGS; this is encoded by the coding sequence ATGTCTAAGTCTAATCATTTTAATGATGAAAATTCTAACCACTCAGCTAACCCGACGTTTGACGCTATCTTAGAGCAGCGCCTCAATCGTCGCGGCTTTTTAGGTAAAACCCTCTCAGGCGCCGCTGTGCTTGGCGGGATGGGGCTGGGTTTGGTCGGTTGTTCTTCGGGGGAGCTAGTGGGCGGTAATACCCTGACTAGCGTTGCCACGCCGAGTGCTATCCCTGGCTCAACGCCCGCTGCTATTCCAACTGCAACGCCGAGTGCGCCGCTGCCAAGCGCACCGCCTAATCCGATTGTTAGTCGCCTAGGTTTTGGTGCGGTGGCAAAAAATACCTTGGATAAAGTGACGATCCCAAGCGGCTACAGCTATCAAATTATTTATGCCTTGGGCGATCCGCTGACAGCAGCTACAAGCGCGTACAAAAACGATGGTACTGATGCAGATTTTGACAACCGCGCTGGTGATCATCATGACGGGATGGAATGGTTTGGCTTAGATGCGGCCGGCAAACCTTCAATAAGTGCAGCAGATCGCGGCTTGTTGGCGATGAACCATGAAGCAACCACCGATGAGAACAAATCATCGTTCTTTATTCATGCGACTGGTGGCACAGCCTCTTTGCCGCGCCCAGCGGCTGAAGTCGACAAAGAAGTCGCAATTCATGGTTTGTCTGTGGTTGAAGTTAAAACCACCGGCGGTAAATGGGCTAGCGTGCCAGCTTCTGCCTTTAACCGCCGCGTTACACCATTGAGCGACGTAGAAATCGCTGGCCCCGCGCGCGGTAATGCTTTGCTCAAAACCAAATATTCGACCGATGGCACGAAAACACGTGGCACGATTAATAACTGTGGTTGCGGCAAATCGCCTTGGGGCACGTATTTGTCGGGTGAAGAGAATTGGTCGGGTTACTTCTACCGCGTAGCTGCTGATGACACCAATCGCGGCGACAAGAGCGTCGTTGCGCTCAAACGCTATGGCCGCAACGCGGGCTCTGCTTCACGCCATGGTTGGGAAACGGGCGGCAGCGATGATAAATATGCGCGCTGGAACATCAGCAAAATCGGCGCGTCAATCGATGGCATCGATGATTATCGCAATGAAATGAATGGCCAAGGCTATATCATCGAAATGGACCCGTACGATAAAAGCAAAGTGCTGAAAAAACGCACCGCCTTGGGTCGTTTCGCACATGAAAGCGCTGCATTTGGTCTGCCTGTCGTCGGTAAACCACTGACGGTGTATTTGGGCGATGATTCGCGCAATGAATACATGTACAAGTTTGTGTCTAAAGCCTTGTGGTCTGCGGCCGATGCAAACCCAAGTGATCGGATCGCGACCGGCGACAAATACCTGAACGACGGTACTTTGTATGTGGCGAAATTTAACGCCGATGGCAGCGGTGAGTGGATTGAACTTTCGCTCAATAATCCGCTGATTAAAAACTACGCCACTTACACTTTTGCTGATTACGCAGATATTTGCGTCAATACTCGCTTGGCGGCTGATGCGGTGGGCGCCACGAAAATGGATAGACCTGAGTGGGGCGGCGTACACCCAGTGACGGGCGAGTACTACCAAACGCTGACCAATAATAGCAACCGCGATATTAACGCGGCTTCAGGCTCGAAATTGGTACCCGACAGCGCCAACCCACGTGCATACGCCGATAGTGATGGCAATAAAGCCAAGGGCAACCCAAATGGCCATATCTTGCGCACCAAAGAAGGCGCTGCAGTTACGAGCTTTACGTGGGATGTATATTTGTTTGGCGCTGAAGCGGATATGGATAAAGCGACGATTAATCTATCCAATCTCACTGACGATCAAGATTTTTCATCGCCTGATGGTCTGGCGTTTAGCAAAAACACCGGCATTTGCTGGATTCAAACCGATGATGGCGCCTACACCGATGTAACGAACTGCATGATGTTGGCGGCGATTCCTGGCAAAGTGGGTGATGGTACGAGCAAAACGCTAAGCTATACCAAGGCCGATACCAGCCAGTTGAACGTCACGACACAAGTTGGTGCTGCGCCAACGGCTGATACGCTGAAGCGCTTTTTGGTCGGCCCGAAAGATTGTGAAATTACCGGCTTGTGCGAAACGCCTGATGGCAAAGCCATCTTTATCAATATTCAGCACCCAGGTGAAGGCACGCGTATGGCTGATATTGCGGACCCAAGCAAATACACCAGCCAATGGCCAAGTAATGCTGGCTACGGCGCGGGCAACCGGCCACGTTCCGCAACGATTGTGATTACCAAAGATGATGGTGGTCGTATCGGTTCTTAA
- the mltG gene encoding endolytic transglycosylase MltG — MATKRNSKTVTTKKSAPSIWARVLGFGVLIVFLALALSGAWLYSWATEAQPKPAAGAVVLQPGGVQNLANQLKEQGAIDSPTLFVWMARISGKDTQLKAGRYRISADISPWLLLRKLTKGDTDDLVVTIVEGWNWRDVRKVLNAHPQLKHDTAKMTDAEILAQLGVSASSPEGLFFPDTYQIEAGSSDLKLLARANRRLQQKLDEAWAMRKEGLPLKDPYEVLIMASLIEKETGKASDRPLVAGVFINRLKLGMRLQTDPAVIYGVGAAFDGDITKAHLRTDTPYNTYTRHGLTPTPIAMVGEAALRAAVQPADTSALYFVARGDGYSQFSNTLDEHNAAVRKYLGR, encoded by the coding sequence GTGGCGACGAAGCGTAATTCAAAAACAGTAACAACTAAAAAATCAGCGCCATCAATCTGGGCGCGCGTGCTCGGTTTTGGCGTGCTGATCGTGTTCTTGGCGCTGGCGCTCAGTGGGGCGTGGCTGTATAGCTGGGCGACCGAGGCGCAGCCCAAACCAGCAGCCGGCGCAGTGGTGTTGCAGCCGGGGGGCGTGCAAAACTTGGCCAATCAACTGAAAGAGCAGGGCGCGATTGATTCGCCAACGCTGTTTGTGTGGATGGCGCGCATCAGCGGCAAAGACACGCAATTGAAAGCCGGGCGCTATCGCATCAGCGCCGATATTTCGCCGTGGCTGTTATTGCGCAAATTGACCAAGGGCGACACCGACGATTTGGTCGTGACGATTGTCGAAGGCTGGAATTGGCGCGATGTGCGCAAGGTGCTGAACGCGCATCCGCAACTGAAGCACGATACGGCCAAGATGACCGATGCCGAGATTTTGGCGCAGCTCGGTGTGAGCGCCAGCTCGCCGGAAGGGCTGTTTTTCCCCGATACCTACCAGATCGAAGCGGGTAGTTCCGATTTGAAATTACTCGCGCGCGCCAATCGCCGTTTGCAGCAAAAATTGGATGAAGCATGGGCGATGCGTAAAGAAGGCTTGCCGCTGAAAGACCCGTATGAAGTGCTGATTATGGCGTCTTTAATCGAAAAAGAAACCGGCAAAGCCAGCGATAGACCGCTGGTGGCGGGCGTGTTTATCAATCGCCTCAAGCTTGGTATGCGCTTGCAGACCGATCCAGCGGTGATTTATGGTGTTGGCGCGGCGTTTGACGGTGATATTACCAAGGCGCACTTGCGCACCGATACGCCGTACAACACCTACACGCGCCACGGCTTAACGCCAACGCCGATTGCGATGGTTGGCGAAGCCGCGCTGCGCGCTGCGGTGCAGCCAGCCGATACCTCTGCCCTGTATTTTGTTGCACGCGGTGATGGGTATAGCCAATTTTCAAATACCCTTGATGAGCATAATGCCGCGGTGCGCAAATACTTAGGACGTTAG
- a CDS encoding ATP-dependent DNA helicase yields the protein MTLEEAFANDGPFSVAFPGYKLRQPQLEMAQAVAKAIDRHGQLIAEAGTGTGKTFSYLVPALLSGGKTIVSTGTKTLQDQLFNRDIPSVRDVLKVPVTVALLKGRSNYVCHYHLERAEHEGRFMRREDVVDLQKVKRYAGSTQSGDKAQCQGVPEDAPIWSYVTSTRDNCLGQDCPSHKDCFVLKARREAQEADVVVVNHHLFFADVWLRDEGAGELLPACNTVIFDEAHQLPEVASLFFGDTLTSGQVVELARDARAEALVVAKDFIELPNAAEALEKAAKDVRLVFKEPLRLPQHELKDRFGEFFTQLGVMKDKLKTVAQLLAKQAERAEGLEKCQQRASEMLTLLDHWLEEDSKETVHWIDVTQHSFLLHVTPLNIADLFQKQINMNPRAWIFASATLAVNNQFTHFQHELGLWKAETATWDSPFDYKQQAVLYVPQDMPNPNTPGYTHAVVEKAWPLLQSTQGHAFLLFTSLKAMREAHELVLEKLKDANLDWPVFLQGTTSRTELLDQFRRAPNAILVASQTFWEGIDVRGEQLSLVVIDKLPFSPPDDPVLSARMEQITKAGRSPFMDYQLPNATITLKQGAGRLIRDESDIGILMIADTRLVEKQYGKMIWRSLPPMFRSRELANVQKFYAVKQAEKMQQGMEQSGDEA from the coding sequence ATGACTCTTGAAGAAGCTTTTGCCAACGATGGCCCGTTTTCTGTGGCTTTTCCCGGCTATAAATTGCGCCAGCCGCAGCTGGAAATGGCACAAGCCGTCGCCAAGGCCATCGATAGGCACGGCCAGCTGATTGCCGAGGCGGGGACGGGCACGGGCAAAACGTTTTCCTATTTAGTGCCGGCGCTGCTGTCGGGCGGCAAAACGATTGTGTCGACTGGTACTAAAACGCTGCAAGATCAGCTGTTTAATCGCGATATTCCCAGCGTTCGTGATGTGCTGAAAGTGCCGGTGACGGTGGCGTTGCTGAAAGGGCGTTCCAACTACGTTTGCCACTATCACCTCGAGCGCGCCGAGCACGAAGGCCGCTTTATGCGCCGCGAGGACGTCGTCGATCTGCAAAAGGTTAAACGCTACGCGGGCAGTACGCAGTCGGGCGATAAGGCGCAATGCCAAGGCGTGCCGGAAGACGCGCCGATTTGGTCTTACGTGACCAGCACGCGCGATAACTGCTTGGGCCAAGATTGCCCGAGCCACAAAGACTGTTTCGTGCTCAAAGCGCGGCGCGAAGCGCAGGAAGCCGACGTCGTCGTCGTGAATCACCACCTGTTTTTTGCCGACGTTTGGCTGCGCGACGAAGGTGCGGGCGAGCTGCTGCCAGCGTGCAATACGGTGATTTTTGACGAGGCGCACCAATTGCCCGAGGTCGCGAGCCTGTTTTTTGGCGATACGCTGACCAGCGGCCAAGTGGTTGAATTAGCGCGTGACGCGCGCGCCGAAGCGCTGGTGGTCGCGAAAGATTTTATCGAATTGCCGAACGCGGCCGAGGCGCTGGAAAAAGCCGCTAAAGACGTGCGCCTCGTTTTTAAAGAGCCGCTGCGCCTGCCGCAGCATGAATTGAAAGATCGGTTTGGCGAGTTTTTTACGCAACTCGGTGTAATGAAAGACAAGCTCAAAACCGTCGCGCAATTGCTCGCCAAACAGGCCGAGCGTGCCGAAGGGCTGGAGAAATGCCAGCAGCGTGCTTCTGAGATGTTGACGCTGCTCGATCATTGGCTCGAGGAAGACAGCAAGGAAACGGTGCATTGGATCGACGTCACGCAGCACAGCTTTTTGCTGCACGTGACGCCACTGAATATCGCCGATTTATTCCAAAAACAAATCAATATGAACCCGCGTGCGTGGATTTTCGCCTCGGCGACGCTGGCGGTGAATAATCAGTTTACGCATTTCCAGCACGAGCTGGGCTTATGGAAAGCCGAGACCGCGACGTGGGATAGCCCATTCGATTACAAGCAGCAGGCAGTACTGTATGTGCCGCAAGACATGCCCAATCCTAATACACCGGGCTATACCCATGCCGTGGTTGAAAAAGCGTGGCCATTATTGCAGTCGACGCAAGGCCACGCCTTCTTGCTATTTACCAGCTTGAAAGCGATGCGCGAAGCGCACGAGCTGGTGCTGGAAAAACTGAAAGACGCGAATCTGGATTGGCCGGTGTTTTTGCAAGGCACCACATCGCGCACCGAATTATTGGATCAGTTCCGCCGCGCGCCGAACGCGATTTTGGTCGCCAGCCAAACGTTTTGGGAAGGCATCGACGTGCGCGGGGAACAATTATCCTTGGTCGTCATCGATAAGCTACCGTTCTCTCCACCGGATGATCCGGTATTGTCGGCGCGGATGGAGCAGATTACCAAGGCCGGGCGCAGCCCGTTTATGGATTACCAATTGCCGAATGCGACGATTACGCTAAAACAGGGTGCGGGGCGCTTGATTCGCGATGAAAGTGATATTGGGATCTTGATGATTGCGGATACGCGCCTCGTTGAGAAACAATACGGCAAAATGATCTGGCGCAGCCTGCCACCGATGTTTAGATCGCGCGAGCTGGCGAATGTGCAAAAATTTTATGCAGTAAAACAAGCCGAAAAAATGCAGCAAGGTATGGAACAAAGTGGCGACGAAGCGTAA
- a CDS encoding GNAT family N-acetyltransferase: MRISMLTAADMRAYRSLMLEAYEVASDAFTSTVQERELEPDSWWIKRLSHPTGLSAVFGAFIDQQLVGTVALEFTNKPKTRHKSHLIGMYVRPEARRAGAGRKLVTNAIAFAKARPDTKIITLTVTNSNAPAQSLYESLGFKSFGLEPMAIRTADGYLDKVHMSLRLNSSTAGWAE; this comes from the coding sequence GTGCGTATTTCAATGCTCACTGCCGCAGATATGCGGGCATATCGTTCGTTGATGCTCGAGGCCTATGAGGTGGCTTCGGATGCATTTACATCGACGGTACAGGAAAGGGAGTTAGAGCCGGATTCTTGGTGGATTAAGCGGCTATCACATCCAACAGGACTATCCGCTGTATTCGGTGCATTCATTGATCAACAGCTTGTCGGCACCGTAGCACTTGAGTTTACCAACAAGCCGAAAACGCGACATAAAAGCCATCTGATTGGAATGTACGTTAGACCTGAAGCTAGACGAGCTGGTGCTGGTAGAAAATTAGTGACAAATGCAATTGCCTTTGCAAAAGCCAGACCTGACACAAAGATAATCACACTGACAGTGACCAATAGCAATGCACCTGCTCAATCACTTTATGAATCTCTAGGCTTCAAAAGCTTTGGACTTGAGCCCATGGCTATACGAACGGCGGATGGTTACCTTGATAAGGTGCATATGTCATTGAGGCTCAATAGCAGCACGGCAGGTTGGGCTGAATAA
- the ccoG gene encoding cytochrome c oxidase accessory protein CcoG has product MNSSTPNSASPSSDAQIIHFHSHKKIYPHWVTGYFNNWRIFFVIATQLFFYGMPWLEINGRQALLFDIANSKFYIFGLVFLPQDFIYLMALLLVSAFGLFVWTAIGGRLWCGYACPQTVYTEIFLWIEKWTEGDRSARIKLDQAPLSARKVGIKTLKHSLWIALSLFTGLTFVAYFTPMAELQNGLATLSIGPWDTFWILFYGLATYGNAGWLREQVCQHMCPYSRFQSTMFDKDTLIISYDSNRGEPRGARSIGSDYQLQGLGECVSCTMCVQVCPAGIDIRDGLQYECIGCTACIDACDQVMDKVGYPRGLIRYTTANELENPDHKATLWSRLRRPQVALFSVTLLLVIGATIYSLQTHQPVKANIVRERNTLVRELATGELENVYRVQLQNTAEQRRSFTLQVSGLTGLSTEIDQDMKLILAGTESRDFIVRVKTAAHNAKAGANPIQFTISANDDSGVQISEDATFFGK; this is encoded by the coding sequence ATGAATAGCTCAACGCCCAACTCAGCGTCGCCCAGTAGCGACGCGCAAATTATCCATTTTCACTCGCATAAAAAAATCTACCCGCATTGGGTGACGGGCTACTTTAATAATTGGCGGATTTTCTTCGTTATCGCGACGCAATTGTTTTTCTACGGCATGCCGTGGCTAGAGATCAATGGCCGGCAAGCGCTGTTATTCGATATTGCCAACAGCAAATTTTATATTTTTGGCCTGGTGTTCCTGCCGCAAGATTTTATTTACCTGATGGCGCTGCTGCTGGTGTCGGCATTTGGGCTGTTCGTCTGGACGGCTATTGGTGGGCGGCTATGGTGTGGTTATGCCTGTCCGCAAACGGTATATACCGAGATTTTTCTGTGGATAGAAAAATGGACCGAGGGCGATCGATCTGCACGGATTAAGCTCGACCAAGCGCCGCTATCGGCGCGCAAAGTCGGTATTAAAACCCTGAAGCATAGCCTATGGATTGCGCTGTCTTTATTCACTGGGCTGACCTTCGTCGCCTATTTCACGCCAATGGCCGAACTCCAAAACGGCTTGGCCACCTTGAGCATCGGGCCGTGGGATACATTCTGGATATTGTTTTATGGCCTAGCCACCTATGGCAACGCGGGTTGGTTGCGCGAGCAAGTCTGCCAGCATATGTGCCCGTACTCGCGCTTTCAAAGCACGATGTTTGATAAAGACACGCTGATCATCAGCTACGACAGCAATCGTGGTGAGCCACGCGGCGCTCGCTCGATTGGCAGCGATTACCAATTGCAGGGGCTGGGTGAATGCGTGTCGTGCACGATGTGCGTGCAGGTCTGCCCGGCGGGGATTGATATTCGCGATGGCCTGCAATACGAATGCATAGGCTGTACCGCCTGTATTGATGCGTGTGATCAGGTCATGGATAAAGTAGGTTATCCGCGCGGCTTGATTCGCTACACAACGGCGAACGAGCTGGAAAACCCGGATCATAAAGCCACACTGTGGAGCCGACTACGCCGACCGCAGGTGGCCCTGTTTAGCGTAACGCTGCTATTGGTGATCGGAGCAACTATTTATTCGCTGCAAACGCATCAGCCGGTGAAGGCCAATATTGTGCGCGAGCGCAATACCTTGGTGCGCGAGCTGGCCACTGGCGAGCTGGAAAACGTGTATCGCGTACAATTGCAAAACACCGCCGAACAGCGCCGTAGCTTTACGCTGCAAGTGAGTGGCTTAACGGGTTTAAGCACCGAAATTGATCAGGATATGAAATTGATTTTGGCTGGCACCGAAAGTCGAGACTTTATCGTTCGGGTCAAAACGGCGGCGCACAATGCCAAGGCGGGTGCAAATCCGATTCAATTTACCATTAGCGCCAACGACGATAGCGGGGTGCAGATTAGCGAGGATGCGACGTTCTTTGGGAAATAA
- a CDS encoding SDR family NAD(P)-dependent oxidoreductase, producing MESWKNYQAQAKSMQDRVILVTGAGQGIGAMAAVELAKLGATVILVGRNEKKLSRTYDAIESIGGPQPAAIPMDLAKVGEAELTQMGVLIQKEFGRLDGILHCANGFNHLSPLGLQKLDEWVDMFRVNVAAPFAMTRSLLPLLQAAPDAAVLVIGESHAFEPKAYWGGFSVTKAGQHNWVQIAASEWDKFENLRINHLVPGPIQSPFRLATHPGESKDSIPETQAIMPAILYWLGQESRGQTGQTLFFNK from the coding sequence ATGGAAAGCTGGAAAAACTATCAGGCGCAGGCCAAATCAATGCAAGACCGTGTAATTTTAGTGACGGGCGCAGGGCAGGGCATTGGCGCGATGGCGGCGGTTGAGCTGGCCAAACTGGGCGCGACGGTGATTTTGGTCGGCCGCAATGAAAAGAAACTGAGCCGCACTTATGACGCGATTGAATCGATTGGCGGGCCGCAACCGGCGGCTATTCCAATGGATTTGGCCAAGGTCGGCGAAGCGGAACTGACGCAAATGGGCGTGCTGATTCAAAAAGAATTTGGCCGTCTCGATGGTATTTTGCATTGCGCCAATGGCTTTAATCATTTGTCGCCACTGGGTTTGCAAAAGCTCGACGAATGGGTTGATATGTTCCGCGTTAATGTTGCTGCGCCATTTGCAATGACGCGCTCGCTGTTGCCTTTACTGCAAGCGGCTCCCGACGCTGCGGTGTTGGTGATTGGCGAAAGCCACGCGTTTGAGCCAAAAGCTTATTGGGGCGGCTTTAGCGTGACCAAGGCTGGTCAGCATAACTGGGTGCAAATTGCCGCGTCGGAGTGGGATAAATTTGAAAACCTGCGCATTAATCATTTGGTGCCAGGCCCGATTCAATCGCCGTTTCGCTTGGCGACACATCCGGGCGAATCGAAAGACAGCATTCCAGAAACGCAAGCGATTATGCCTGCAATCTTGTATTGGCTGGGGCAAGAGAGTCGTGGCCAAACGGGGCAGACTTTGTTTTTTAATAAATAG